DNA sequence from the Pungitius pungitius chromosome 3, fPunPun2.1, whole genome shotgun sequence genome:
TCCTGAAGGACATGAAGCTCGGGATCAGCAAAGAGACTGTGCTCCAGGTCTTCCACCCGGACGCGGCCGAGCTCTACAACGTCAGCACGGACTTGAAAAAGGTGtgccagcagctccacagcccCTCCGTGTCCTTAAGCGAAGTCTCCATCGGGCTCTTCTCTGCCTTCAAGCCGATGTTGGCGGCCGTGGCGAACATCCGCAACGTGGAGAAGCAGATGGGGAACGGCCCTTTTTACATTCAGACCAAGCTGGACGGGGAGCGCATTCAGCTGCACAAAGACGGCGACGTGTACAAGTACTTCAGCAGGAACGCCTTTGAATACACCCAGCAGTTCGGAGGATCCCCGCTGCAGGGCTCCCTGACGCCGCACATCCACAACGCTTTCAAAGGCCACGTCGTCAACTGCATCCTCGACGGGGAGATGATGGCGTACAACCCGACCACGGAGACCTTCATGCAAAAAGGGAGCAAGTTCGACATCAAGAGGCTCATGGAGGACTCCGAGCTGCAGACGTGCTTCTGCGTCTTCGACGTGTTGCTGGTCAATGACCAGAAGCTCGGCAGGGAGACCCTGAGGAAGCGCCACGAGACCCTTCAGACGGTCTTCACGCCGGTCAAGGGGCGACTGCACCTGGTGCCGAAGGCCGACGCCCGGACCATGCACGAGGTGGTGAACGCGCTGAACGACGCCATTGACGGCAGAGAGGAGGGGATCATGGTGAAGGACCCCATGTCCCTCTACAAGCCCGacaagaggggggaggggtggctGAAAATAAAGCCGGAGTACGTGGACGGCCTGATGGATGAGCTCGACCTGCTGATTGTCGGCGGCTACTGGGGCAAAGGGAAACGGGGCGGCATTTTGTCCCACTTCTTATGCGCCGTCGCCGAAGCCCCAAAGCTCGGCGAGATGCCCTCCGTTTTCCACACTCTCTGCCGCATCGGCTCGGGCTACACCATGAAGGAGCTGTACGACCTCGGCCTGAAGCTGGCCAAGCACTGGCGCGTCTACCGGAAGAACGACCCGCCAGCGTCCATCCTGTGCGGAACAGAGAAGCCGGAGGTCTACATCGAGCCCTGCAACTCGGTCATCATCCAGGTCCGGGCGGCCGAGATAGTCGGCAGCGACATGTACAAGACCAACTGCACCCTGCGCTTCCCCAGGATCGAGAAGATCCGCGACGACAAGGCGTGGCACCAGTGCATGACCCTGGCCGAGCTGGATCAGTTCCGCGGCAAGGCGTCCGGGAAGCTTGCCTCACGGCACCTCTGCATCGACGGCGACGAaccgcagaagaagaagcgcaAGCTGGCGGCCAAACCCAAGAAGGCGGTCGGGATCATCGACCACTTCAAGCCGCAGGATCTCTCCGGGGTCACCAAGGAGACGGACATGTTTGAGGATGTGGAGTTCTGCATCCTGAACGGCACAGAGGATCACCCCAAGGCCGAGCTGGAGAAGGGCGTGGCCAGGTAAGGTGACAGGAACCTATCAAAAGCAAGCAATGCTTAAAGGATGACTGCTGTCTTTGCCTCATTAGGTGTGGAGGTTTCGTGGTCCAGAACCCAGGTCGGGACACCTGGTGCGTGATCGCCGGCGCTGAGAACGTGCGCGTGAAGAACCTGGTCTCGTCCGACCAGCACGACGTGGTGTGGGCCTCCTGGCTGCTGGACTGCCTGGCCCGGAAGGAGGTGGTGCCGTGGCAGCCGCGCCACATGATCCATATGTCGCCCTCCACCCGGGAGCACTTTGCAAAGGAGTACGACAGCTACGGCGACAGCTACTTCGCCGACACGGACGAGCAGCAGCTGAGGGAGGTGTTCGGGCGGATGAGCGGCGCGGACCTGTCCGCGGTGGCGAGCGCCAGCCAGGTGGAGCAGCGCTACGGCTGGGAGGACCTTTGCACCAGCATGTTCAGACCCTACCGGGTCTACGTGGACCGCTACGCCGAGATAGGAGACCCGCGAACCGCCCTGGCCACCAGCTGTTTGGAGATAAGGGCTCTGGAGTTCCGCTACCACGGAGGTACTGTGACGGAGAGTTTAGAGGAAGGAGTCTCTCATGTCATTATCACAGAGGAGACGAGACTTCTGGGTTTAAGGACTCTGAGACGCTGCTTCAGGAAGAAGTTCAAGATCGTTAGGGACTCATGGGTGACGGATTCCATCAAAGCGGGGCGCCTGATGAATGACGCGGGCTATTTGGTCTGAAGGATCGTCACGCGGTGCATGCCTGTCTAGtcagcgttttttttaataatcactGTTTTAAAATAACGGTGTAGTCGGTGTTgctttgaattgaattaaattgtgAATTATATAAATACTTCAAACGTTTAGCCGAGCAGTTACCGACACTATGGAGCAAAGTTTTCCAATTGAATAAATTGGAGGTttaggttttattttaaaaacggtGCAATGTGGAATTAGTTAGAATAtaaattaactttttaaaaagaaatgaagctGGTTTCATTCTCCTTACTATTATGCCTTTAGATATGAAatcataaaatgaaataatccaCAATGGACTGACATAAAATCACACTAATAGTCCATAATAATCTCTTATTTTTCAATTTAGTGTTGAGCTGGACTTTAATGGTCAAATTCTAAGCAGCGGAGGCCACAATAT
Encoded proteins:
- the lig4 gene encoding DNA ligase 4 isoform X1, whose translation is MLEHVLAPNGLPLSLLHAYIEISQDAPLQQQERTDFTMEGASSSDAAGQPFVAAQVPFLHLCNTLEKIQKSKLRPEKSKILGDFIESWRKFHSALHKDNPKTNDSFYSAMRLIVPSFERDRMAYGIKENMLAKLYIDVLGLPKNGPEANKLLNYRAPTTSQGEAGDFAGMAYFVLKKRCTSPGTLSIKEVNDFLDSVAINNAGKQKDLVKKSLLHLITQSSALEQKWLIRMILKDMKLGISKETVLQVFHPDAAELYNVSTDLKKVCQQLHSPSVSLSEVSIGLFSAFKPMLAAVANIRNVEKQMGNGPFYIQTKLDGERIQLHKDGDVYKYFSRNAFEYTQQFGGSPLQGSLTPHIHNAFKGHVVNCILDGEMMAYNPTTETFMQKGSKFDIKRLMEDSELQTCFCVFDVLLVNDQKLGRETLRKRHETLQTVFTPVKGRLHLVPKADARTMHEVVNALNDAIDGREEGIMVKDPMSLYKPDKRGEGWLKIKPEYVDGLMDELDLLIVGGYWGKGKRGGILSHFLCAVAEAPKLGEMPSVFHTLCRIGSGYTMKELYDLGLKLAKHWRVYRKNDPPASILCGTEKPEVYIEPCNSVIIQVRAAEIVGSDMYKTNCTLRFPRIEKIRDDKAWHQCMTLAELDQFRGKASGKLASRHLCIDGDEPQKKKRKLAAKPKKAVGIIDHFKPQDLSGVTKETDMFEDVEFCILNGTEDHPKAELEKGVARCGGFVVQNPGRDTWCVIAGAENVRVKNLVSSDQHDVVWASWLLDCLARKEVVPWQPRHMIHMSPSTREHFAKEYDSYGDSYFADTDEQQLREVFGRMSGADLSAVASASQVEQRYGWEDLCTSMFRPYRVYVDRYAEIGDPRTALATSCLEIRALEFRYHGGTVTESLEEGVSHVIITEETRLLGLRTLRRCFRKKFKIVRDSWVTDSIKAGRLMNDAGYLV
- the lig4 gene encoding DNA ligase 4 isoform X2, producing MEGASSSDAAGQPFVAAQVPFLHLCNTLEKIQKSKLRPEKSKILGDFIESWRKFHSALHKDNPKTNDSFYSAMRLIVPSFERDRMAYGIKENMLAKLYIDVLGLPKNGPEANKLLNYRAPTTSQGEAGDFAGMAYFVLKKRCTSPGTLSIKEVNDFLDSVAINNAGKQKDLVKKSLLHLITQSSALEQKWLIRMILKDMKLGISKETVLQVFHPDAAELYNVSTDLKKVCQQLHSPSVSLSEVSIGLFSAFKPMLAAVANIRNVEKQMGNGPFYIQTKLDGERIQLHKDGDVYKYFSRNAFEYTQQFGGSPLQGSLTPHIHNAFKGHVVNCILDGEMMAYNPTTETFMQKGSKFDIKRLMEDSELQTCFCVFDVLLVNDQKLGRETLRKRHETLQTVFTPVKGRLHLVPKADARTMHEVVNALNDAIDGREEGIMVKDPMSLYKPDKRGEGWLKIKPEYVDGLMDELDLLIVGGYWGKGKRGGILSHFLCAVAEAPKLGEMPSVFHTLCRIGSGYTMKELYDLGLKLAKHWRVYRKNDPPASILCGTEKPEVYIEPCNSVIIQVRAAEIVGSDMYKTNCTLRFPRIEKIRDDKAWHQCMTLAELDQFRGKASGKLASRHLCIDGDEPQKKKRKLAAKPKKAVGIIDHFKPQDLSGVTKETDMFEDVEFCILNGTEDHPKAELEKGVARCGGFVVQNPGRDTWCVIAGAENVRVKNLVSSDQHDVVWASWLLDCLARKEVVPWQPRHMIHMSPSTREHFAKEYDSYGDSYFADTDEQQLREVFGRMSGADLSAVASASQVEQRYGWEDLCTSMFRPYRVYVDRYAEIGDPRTALATSCLEIRALEFRYHGGTVTESLEEGVSHVIITEETRLLGLRTLRRCFRKKFKIVRDSWVTDSIKAGRLMNDAGYLV